GTCCAGCTCCGGATCGTACCGGTCCGAGGTCATCCGCAGGATCTCCTCCCCCGGACGGTGGAGCAGCACCGTCCGCAGGGGCCCCACGTCGTCGTAGACCCCCCAGCGTCGGCCCCAGACCCGGGCCTGCATGTCCTCGTCCTCGAAGGCCGGCAGGGCCCGGGAAGGGATCCTCCGGAGGACCAGATGGTAGTATTGGGCGCTGTCTCGCAGCTTCATGCTTCCCCTCCCTTTCCTTCGGACGTGCCCATCAGGCTTCGTCGGGACGCCGCCGTCCCAGGATCGGTTCTCCCCTCTTGCCCAGCCAGGCGATGCCGATGCCCAGGTAGGCGGTCAGGATCGACACGATGGGGTTCATCCAGTTCAGGAACGCGTAGGGCAGGTACTCCAGGGTGGGCACTCCGAAGAGCCCCGCGTGGTAGGCCCCGCAGGAGTTCCAGGGCACCAGCACGGAGGTGATGGTGCCAGCGTCCTCCAGGCAGCGGGAGAGCATCCGGGGGTGCAGCCCCTTCTGGGCGAAGGTGGTCTTGTACATCCGCCCGGGGATCACGATGGCCAGGTACTGGTCCCCCAGAAGGATGTTGCAGGAAACGCTGGAGAGGATCACCGCCGTGACCAGGCCGCCCACGGTGCGAACCCTCGCCAGGACCTTCTCCAGGATCACATCCAGGAAACCGCACTTCTCCATGACTCCGCCGAAGGCCAAGGCGCAGAAGCTCAGGGAGACGGTCCAATTCATGGCCTGCAGCCCTCCCCGGGCGAGGAGGTCCTTGAGCATCCCTCCCACCTCCTTGGCCAGGTCCGGCCGGATGGAGAGGTTGTTCTCTCCCAGCACCTTCAGGGCCGCGGCGGTGTCGGAGGCGTCCGCCAGGGCGGCGGACAGGGCGGGGGAATAGCCGTTCTGCAGCACGTTCAGCATATCTGCGATCCCCACCCCCTGGAGCAACGCCATGGCGCTCCCCGCCAGAACTCCGGCCATGAGGCCGGGCAGGGCGGGGATCTTCATGGCCACCAGGGCGATGACCAGCACCGGGGGCAACAGTCCCCAGGGAGACACGTGGAACTCCCGGGCCATCACCGCCTGGATGGCCTGGATGCGCTCCACCTCCAGGGTCCCTCCGGCGAAACGCATCCCCAGTGCCAGGGCCAGGATCAGGACGATGACGTAGGTCGGGCCGGTGGTCCACAGCATGGCCCGGATGTGCTGGAACAGGTCCGCTCCCGCCACGGCGGGGGCCAGGTTGGTGGTGTCCGACAGGGGAGACATCTTGTCCCCCAGGTAGGCCCCGGAGATGATGATGCCCGCCGCCAGGGGGGTGGGGATCTTCAGACCCGCGGCAATGCCGATGAGGGCGATCCCCACGGTTCCCGAGGTCCCCCAGGAGGATCCCGTGGCCAGGGAGACGATGGAGCAGATCAGCAGGGTGGACACCAGGAACACCCGGGGGGAGAGGATCGAAAGACCGTAGTAGATCATGCTCGGGACGATGCCCCCCTGGATCCAGGACCCCACCACGAGACCGATGGTGTACATGATCAGGATGGCCGTCATGGCCATGGTGATGCCTCCGACGATGCCTTCCTCGATGACCGCCCAGGGCCGACGGAGCACGAAGTAGCCAACCGCCGCGGCGAAGACCGTGGCCAGAAGCACGGGGATGTGGACGTCCACCTTCCACAGCAGCACCCCCGCCCCAATCACCGTCACGGAAAAAGCCACCACGATCAGCGCCTCCAGAAACGTGGGCGCCCGTCCGGTTCTCTCTGTCATGGGAAACCCTCCTTTCGGTCCTTCCGGTTCCGTTCCTTCCCGCTTTTCCTTCGGGGTGTCCCTAGATCGGGTCCCTCCTGAGGAACGCGGTGAGGCAGTGGGTGGCCCCCCAGGCCTTCACGATCTCCGAGAGGTCCGCCTCCACGCACTCCACCCCCGCCTCCTCCAGGAGGGCCCGGGTCCCGGGGTTCCCCGAGGGAAGCACCACCTTTCCGGGACGCAGGGTCACGAAGTTGATCCCGAAGGTGAGCTTCACCTCCTCCACGTGGGGGTTCTCCAGGATCCGAAAGCCTCGATCGAGGAGGGGGCGGCAGACCTCGTAGGGCACCTGCCAGGGGAAGACCATGACTGTCTTCCGGTCCGGGAAGTTCATCAGCCCGTCCAGATGGGCGTGCCCGAAGGGGATGGGGAAGCGCAGGAAATCCGTCACCCCGATCTCCCGGAGTTCCCGTTCCACCTGCCGTGCCCCCGCCTCGTTTGCCCGGCAGCCCGTCCCCAGGATCACCGTCCTGCGGTCCACCCACAGGAGGCAGGCCCCCTCGAAGATCCCATCCCCGTTGACCGTCTTCAGGATGGGCACCCCCAGCCGGGCCAGGGCCTCAGCGGCGAAGCGCTCCTCCCCCCGCCGGGCCTCCATGGCGGGACGGCACACGATGGCCCCCTCGGGAGTCATGAGCACCTGATCCCGCATGAACAGGGCGTTGGGCCGGTCGGGGCGGTACCCCTCCACGTAGTGCACCGTCACCCCGTGGGCCCGGTAGAGGTCCGCCAGCGCATCGTGCTGCCTTCGGGCCGTCTCCGGATCCACGGGGGCCTTGAAGCGCACCGCCGCAGGGTCCGTCACCCCGTCCAGCTCCGGCCCGGGCCGACGCATGAGCACCGCTTTCAGAACCCCCGCCTCGGAGTCGCAGTACCAGTCGCCCCA
The sequence above is drawn from the Aminomonas paucivorans DSM 12260 genome and encodes:
- the nhaC gene encoding Na+/H+ antiporter NhaC; this encodes MTERTGRAPTFLEALIVVAFSVTVIGAGVLLWKVDVHIPVLLATVFAAAVGYFVLRRPWAVIEEGIVGGITMAMTAILIMYTIGLVVGSWIQGGIVPSMIYYGLSILSPRVFLVSTLLICSIVSLATGSSWGTSGTVGIALIGIAAGLKIPTPLAAGIIISGAYLGDKMSPLSDTTNLAPAVAGADLFQHIRAMLWTTGPTYVIVLILALALGMRFAGGTLEVERIQAIQAVMAREFHVSPWGLLPPVLVIALVAMKIPALPGLMAGVLAGSAMALLQGVGIADMLNVLQNGYSPALSAALADASDTAAALKVLGENNLSIRPDLAKEVGGMLKDLLARGGLQAMNWTVSLSFCALAFGGVMEKCGFLDVILEKVLARVRTVGGLVTAVILSSVSCNILLGDQYLAIVIPGRMYKTTFAQKGLHPRMLSRCLEDAGTITSVLVPWNSCGAYHAGLFGVPTLEYLPYAFLNWMNPIVSILTAYLGIGIAWLGKRGEPILGRRRPDEA
- a CDS encoding dimethylarginine dimethylaminohydrolase family protein, translating into MQQVTVRGERWYPSERNFAESLGDYWGDWYCDSEAGVLKAVLMRRPGPELDGVTDPAAVRFKAPVDPETARRQHDALADLYRAHGVTVHYVEGYRPDRPNALFMRDQVLMTPEGAIVCRPAMEARRGEERFAAEALARLGVPILKTVNGDGIFEGACLLWVDRRTVILGTGCRANEAGARQVERELREIGVTDFLRFPIPFGHAHLDGLMNFPDRKTVMVFPWQVPYEVCRPLLDRGFRILENPHVEEVKLTFGINFVTLRPGKVVLPSGNPGTRALLEEAGVECVEADLSEIVKAWGATHCLTAFLRRDPI